GCCTTAGGAAAAGCTGCTACTGAAAATCACATAGCAATTGTTGTAAAATCTAATTCAATACAATGGATAGATGAAAAACAGATAATGAATATGTTTATACCTGTCGCCAAAATATTAAATGTCACACTCCCTCAGGAGCAAAAATAAGCGTATGGAGCGCAAAAATAGGCGGAAGCTGCCAAAATCACCATTCGGTCTCAAAAAACAGATGGATTATGAATGGTAAATGGTGAAATGAATTGTCGCTAGGCAGTAATTCATCTTGTTCTGTTGAGGTTAAACAAGCTTATTATTCAAAGTTCTTATACATTAATGGGCACAATATATTTTTTCCCGTTTGATTGTAATTTAGCAGGAATATTTTCCAAAATAGCTTGCTTAATAGCGTTCACTAATTTTCTTTTTACAAAATCTCTGTGTGTAACGATTCCTACTTCCCGAACAGGTGCTGGAGACTTAAAATGACGTAATCTTAGTTTGTCTTTATCGTTCATATCGTTTGTAGATAATTCGGGTAGGATGGTGATACCGTCACTAGCATCGACCATTCTGCGTAGAGTTTCCAGGCTGCCGGCTTCGTATTCGAAATGTGAACCTCCATAACTATGCTTACGTAGTTCACATAAATTGATTATTTGAGAACGAAAGCAATGACCTTCTTCCAAGAGCAATAGTTTATTGGGATCGATATCTTTTGAAAGAATGAAGTGCTTCTTTAATAATTTGTTTTTGGAGGAAGTGTAAACCAACATTTCCTCATAAAAAAGTGCATCTTCCTTAATTCCTTTTTCGTTGAGCGGCGTTACCAAAATGCCCATGTCTATTTGACCTTCACGTAATTGTTTTATTAAGGATGAGGTAGTTAATTCTATTACATGCAATTTCACCTGCGGATATTTTCTTATAAATGGAGGAATGAATAAGGGCAATAAATAAGGTGCCAGCGTTGGTATTACGCCAACTTTTAATTCTCCTTTCACCAAATCTTTTTTAGAGGAAATCATTTCCAGAAGAATATCTTTTTCAGCTAAAATTTTTCTTGCTTGATCTATTATTTCTTCGCCTGCAATGGTTGGAACTACGGGCTGTTTGCTACGATCAAATATTTTTATAGCTAACTCTTCTTCCAATTTTTGAATTTGCATGCTTAAAGTTGGTTGGGTAATGTGGCAACTCTCAGCAGCATCTGCGAAATGCCTGTGTATATTTACTGCTAAAATATATTCAAGTTGAGTAAAAGTCATTATCAATATTTTCTATGAAGGTATAAAAACAATTGATTAATTCTATAACATAGAAAACTTACATTTGTTGACGATGATTTTAATCTGTAAATTTAATTACCTAATCCTAAAATAATTATTGAAAATGGAAAACAATGTAAGCGGTAAATGCCCATTTCATGGGGCCGCACAACCTCAAAGAAACGTTACCCAAAATTGGTGGCCTAACCAGTTAAGAATTAATGTCCTGCGGCAGCATTCTTCTTTGTCAAATCCAATGGATAAAGATTTTGACTATGCGAAAGCATTTAAAAACCTTGATATGAAAGCAGTTAAAAAAGATTTAACTGCATTAATGACTGATTCCCAAGATTGGTGGCCCGCAGACTTTGGTCATTATGGTCCCTTAATGGTGCGTATGGCTTGGCATAGCGCAGGTACTTATCGTATTGGTGACGGTCGGGGAGGTGCAGGTGGTGGACAACAGCGTTTTGCTCCTTTGAATAGTTGGCCGGATAATGTGAATCTTGATAAAGCCCGCAGACTACTTTGGCCTGTAAAGCAAAAATATGGTGAGAAAATATCCTGGGCTGATTTGATCGTGCTTGCGGGCAATGTTGCTTTAGAGTCGATGGGCTTTAAAACATTCGGTTTTGCAGGAGGTCGACCGGATCAATGGGAGCCGGAACAAGATGTGTATTGGGGCTCTGAAACAGAATGGTTGGGTGATAATCGGTATTCAGGAGAGAGAGAGTTAGAAAACCCATTGGCTGCCGTGCAGATGGGTTTGATTTATGTAAATCCAGAAGGGCCAAATGGTAAGCCCGATTACCTCGCCGCGGCTGCTGATATTCGGGAAACTTTTGCCCGCATGGCAATGAATGATGAAGAAACGGTGGCGTTGATTGCAGGTGGGCACACATTTGGTAAAACACATGGAGCGGGCGATACCTCTCTAGTTGGGGCCGTACCTCAAGAAGCAGGAATCGAAGAGCAAGGTTTGGGTTGGAGAAGTACACATGGCAGTGGATTTGGAGCCGATGCAATTGGCGGCGGCCCTGAAGTAATCTGGTCTGAATTCCCTACAAAATGGAGTAACAGTTTTTTTGATATTTTGTTTGGCTTTGAATGGGCATTGACGAAAAGCCCTGCGGGTGCCTTCCAGTGGGTAGCTAAAAATGCGGAACCGATAATTCCCGATCCGTTTGATGCAAGTAAAAAACGTTTGCCAACAATGTTGACGACCGATTTATCGTTGCGTTTTGATCCTATTTATGGAAAAATATCCAAACATTTTCATGAAAATCCCGATGCATTTGCTGATGCATTTGCGCGCGCTTGGTTTAAATTGACGCATCGAGATATGGGCCCTAGGTCGCGTTATTTAGGCACAGAAGTTCCCGAAGAAGAATTGATTTGGCAAGACCCCATTCCGGAAGTTAATCATCAACTAATTGATGAAAATGATATTGCCAAATTGAAAGAAAAGGCTTTGGCATCGGGATTGTCGATAGCTGAATTGGTTACAACTGCTTGGGCTTCGGCATCTACTTTCCGGGGCTCTGATAAGCGTGGTGGCGCTAATGGCGCACGCATTCGCTTAGCTCCTCAAAAAGATTGGGAGGTGAATAACCCTACTCAATTAGCGAAGGTTTTGGGAGAATTAGAAACAATTCAAAAGGATTTTAATAATGCACAAAGGGATGGTAAAAAAGTTTCTCTTGCGGACTTGATTGTCTTAGCTGGTTGTGCTGGCGTGGAAAAAGCCGCTGCAAATGCAGGTCATAAAATTACTGTTCCTTTTACAGCTGGCAGAATGGACGCTTCGCAAGAGCAAACCGATGTTGAATCCTTTGAACCTTTAGAACCTTTGGCTGATGGTTTCCGTAATTACGTAAAACATAAAAGCTCTATGCCAACAGAAGCGATGTTGATTGATAAGGCACAACTGCTTACTTTAACAGCACCTGAAATGACGGTACTAATGGGTGGTATGCGTATGTTGGACACAAATTTTGACGGCTCAAAGAATGGCGTATTTACAAATACTTCCGAAGCCCTTACCAACGAT
The Arachidicoccus soli DNA segment above includes these coding regions:
- the katG gene encoding catalase/peroxidase HPI, with product MENNVSGKCPFHGAAQPQRNVTQNWWPNQLRINVLRQHSSLSNPMDKDFDYAKAFKNLDMKAVKKDLTALMTDSQDWWPADFGHYGPLMVRMAWHSAGTYRIGDGRGGAGGGQQRFAPLNSWPDNVNLDKARRLLWPVKQKYGEKISWADLIVLAGNVALESMGFKTFGFAGGRPDQWEPEQDVYWGSETEWLGDNRYSGERELENPLAAVQMGLIYVNPEGPNGKPDYLAAAADIRETFARMAMNDEETVALIAGGHTFGKTHGAGDTSLVGAVPQEAGIEEQGLGWRSTHGSGFGADAIGGGPEVIWSEFPTKWSNSFFDILFGFEWALTKSPAGAFQWVAKNAEPIIPDPFDASKKRLPTMLTTDLSLRFDPIYGKISKHFHENPDAFADAFARAWFKLTHRDMGPRSRYLGTEVPEEELIWQDPIPEVNHQLIDENDIAKLKEKALASGLSIAELVTTAWASASTFRGSDKRGGANGARIRLAPQKDWEVNNPTQLAKVLGELETIQKDFNNAQRDGKKVSLADLIVLAGCAGVEKAAANAGHKITVPFTAGRMDASQEQTDVESFEPLEPLADGFRNYVKHKSSMPTEAMLIDKAQLLTLTAPEMTVLMGGMRMLDTNFDGSKNGVFTNTSEALTNDFFVNVLDMNNAWKAIDDAQEIYEVQDRATGKVKWTATRVDLTFGSNSELRALSEVYGCEDARGKFVEDFVNAWNKVMNLDRFDLG
- a CDS encoding hydrogen peroxide-inducible genes activator, with the protein product MTFTQLEYILAVNIHRHFADAAESCHITQPTLSMQIQKLEEELAIKIFDRSKQPVVPTIAGEEIIDQARKILAEKDILLEMISSKKDLVKGELKVGVIPTLAPYLLPLFIPPFIRKYPQVKLHVIELTTSSLIKQLREGQIDMGILVTPLNEKGIKEDALFYEEMLVYTSSKNKLLKKHFILSKDIDPNKLLLLEEGHCFRSQIINLCELRKHSYGGSHFEYEAGSLETLRRMVDASDGITILPELSTNDMNDKDKLRLRHFKSPAPVREVGIVTHRDFVKRKLVNAIKQAILENIPAKLQSNGKKYIVPINV